The Doryrhamphus excisus isolate RoL2022-K1 chromosome 1, RoL_Dexc_1.0, whole genome shotgun sequence genome includes a window with the following:
- the LOC131132088 gene encoding beta-2-glycoprotein 1-like: protein MEYIYLLFLCTLWSTVTPQENDVCLMPNLGVHVEAVEQQRYFSPGAVLPLACEPGYTAILGPRTIVCTEHGEWTKTQFMCIAKRCPYPDPLLHGETYYEDTVYMSTINYTCHDGYTLSGPNSAKCQANGTWSASEPECKPVSCGLAPIPKFGLIIYNKHIRGNTTYFGIHGTYKCLPPYALFGKAHAECTANGNWTKTPECRVVTCPPPVNIVNGYMSTNDKKYYYLMEEVRYGCNGNYELEGSFQIVCQKNGEWSEKPACKAPCSVDIKRGRILYNDQRVWIEAFQPNKVLHGHIVSVYCMDKARECGYAVSSQCIDGKLKIPECYEEPSSTDYALYSGSLPSEIEQCYDDSRVLLQ, encoded by the exons atggaatatatatatttgttatttctaTGCACACTTTGGTCCACCGTGACGCCACAAGAAAATGATG TATGTTTAATGCCCAACCTGGGTGTCCACGTTGAAGCTGTCGAGCAGCAGAGGTACTTTAGCCCCGGTGCAGTGTTACCACTGGCCTGTGAGCCGGGATACACAGCCATTTTGGGGCCCCGAACAATTGTATGTACAGAGCATGGTGAATGGACGAAAACCCAATTCATGTGCATCG CAAAACGATGCCCTTATCCAGACCCACTGCTTCATGGAGAAACATACTATGAGGATACGGTATACATGAGTACAATCAACTACACCTGTCATGACGG GTACACCTTGTCTGGACCCAACAGTGCTAAATGCCAAGCTAATGGAACTTGGAGCGCATCAGAACCAGAGTGCAAAC CTGTGTCATGTGGTCTCGCTCCAATTCCAAAGTTTGGTCTTATCATTTATAACAAACATATCAGAGGAAACACTACTTATTTTGGCATCCATGGGACATATAAGTGCCTGCCTCCTTACGCCCTATTTGGAAAGGCACATGCAGAGTGCACCGCTAATGGCAACTGGACTAAGACACCTGAATGTCGAG TTGTCACATGTCCTCCACCAGTGAACATTGTCAATGGTTACATGTCCACCAACGACAAGAAGTACTACTACTTGATGGAGGAAGTCAGGTATGGCTGCAATGGCAACTATGAGCTGGAAGGAAGCTTCCAGATTGTTTGTCAGAAGAATGGAGAATGGTCTGAAAAACCAGCCTGCAAAG CTCCTTGCAGCGTTGACATAAAAAGAGGAAGAATATTGTACAATGATCAAAGAGTCTGGATTGAAGCCTTCCAGCCCAACAAAGTCCTCCATGGTCATATAGTCTCAGTCTACTGCATGGATAAAGCCAGGGAGTGCGGCTATGCCGTGTCAAGCCAGTGCATTGATGGAAAACTCAAAATCCCTGAATGCTATGAAG agcCAAGCAGCACTGATTATGCCCTTTATTCAGGTTCACTTCCATCTGAAATAGAACAGTGTTATGAcgacagcagagtgctccttcAGTAA